From bacterium:
GAGTGGGTGGTCCAGTATCGGATCGCCGAGCCGGAGCTTTACCTCTTCCGGGTGCGCAACGTCGAAGAGACGTTGCGGGACCTGAGCGAGGCCGTGATGCGGGAAGTGGTGGGCGACCGCACGGTCAACGAGGTGATCACCATCGGTCGGACGGAGATCGCCAGCCTGGTCCACCAGAGGCTCCAAGAGCTCCTGACCCTCTACGAGACCGGCCTGGTGGTGGACCAGCTGGTCCTCCAGGACGTCAACCCGCCGGACCGCGTCAAGCCTGCCTTCAACGAGGTGAACCAGGCGCAGCAGGAGCTGGAGCAGAAGATCAGCGTCGCCGAGAAGCAGAAGAACGAGGCCATCCCCCGCAGCCTGGGCGAGGCTCAGCAGATGGTCGAGCAGGCGGAAGGTTACG
This genomic window contains:
- the hflK gene encoding FtsH protease activity modulator HflK, yielding PFGVDELIRVPVQRQLKQEFGFQSTGLSHDQRTQYKKVPDEANMLTGDLSTAEVEWVVQYRIAEPELYLFRVRNVEETLRDLSEAVMREVVGDRTVNEVITIGRTEIASLVHQRLQELLTLYETGLVVDQLVLQDVNPPDRVKPAFNEVNQAQQELEQKISVAEKQKNEAIPRSLGEAQQMVEQAEGY